From Ficedula albicollis isolate OC2 chromosome 5, FicAlb1.5, whole genome shotgun sequence, one genomic window encodes:
- the SLC17A6 gene encoding vesicular glutamate transporter 2 encodes MESVKQRILTPGKEGLKNFAGKSLGHLYRVLEKRQKPGDTIELTEDGKPMEVPEKKAPLCDCTCFGLPRRYIIAIMSGLGFCISFGIRCNLGVAIVDMVNNSTIHRGGKIIKEKAKFNWDPETVGMIHGSFFWGYIITQIPGGYISSRLAANRVFGAAILLTSSLNMLIPSAARVHYGCVIFVRILQGLVEGVTYPACHGIWSKWAPPLERSRLATTSFCGSYAGAVIAMPLAGILVQYTGWSSVFYVYGSFGIVWYMFWLLVSYESPAKHPTITDEERRYIEESIGESANLLGAMEKYKTPWRKFFTSMPVYAIIVANFCRSWTFYLLLISQPAYFEEVFGFEISKVGILSAVPHLVMTIIVPIGGQIADFLRSRQIVSTTNVRKIMNCGGFGMEATLLLVVGYSHSKGVAISFLVLAVGFSGFAISGFNVNHLDIAPRYASILMGISNGVGTLSGMVCPIIVGAMTKNKTREEWQYVFLIAALVHYGGVIFYGIFASGEKQPWADPEQTSEEKCGFIHEDELAEETGDITQNYVNYGTTKSYGATTQVNGGWPNGWEKKEEFVQEEVQDSYNYKERDYS; translated from the exons ATGGAGTCGGTAAAACAAAGGATTTTGACTCCTGGCAAGGAGGGATTGAAGAATTTTGCTGGAAAATCTCTTGGTCACCTCTACAG AGTCCTTGAGAAGAGGCAGAAGCCCGGGGACACCATCGAGCTGACTGAAGATGGAAAGCCCATGGAAGTGCCCGAAAAGAAAGCCCCGTTGTGCGACTGTACCTGCTTCGGGCTGCCCCGGAGGTACATCATTGCCATCATGAGTGGACTGGGATTCTGCATTTCCTTCGGGATCCGATGTAACTTGGGAGTGGCCATCGTGGATATGGTCAATAACAGCACCATACACCGAggaggaaaaattattaaagag AAAGCGAAGTTTAATTGGGATCCTGAAACAGTTGGCATGATCCACGGCTCTTTTTTCTGGGGGTACATAATCACCCAGATCCCCGGAGGGTACATCTCATCTCGGCTGGCAGCAAACAG AGTATTTGGTGCTGCTATACTGCTGACATCTTCCCTCAACATGCTAATACCATCTGCAGCCAGGGTGCACTATGGATGTGTCATCTTTGTTAGGATCTTGCAGGGCCTTGTAGAG GGGGTCACCTACCCTGCCTGCCACGGTATTTGGAGCAAGTGGGCCCCCCCATTAGAAAGAAGTAGGTTAGCAACCACGTCCTTTTGTG GTTCCTATGCAGGAGCTGTCATTGCAATGCCTTTAGCTGGGATTCTAGTGCAATATACTGGGTGGTCTTCTGTATTCTATGTGTATG GGAGCTTTGGTATAGTCTGGTACATGTTTTGGCTTTTGGTTTCATATGAGAGTCCTGCAAAGCATCCTACAATCACAGATGAAGAAAGGAGATACATAGAAGAAAGCATTGGAGAGAGTGCCAACCTCCTAGGTGCAATGGAA aaatacaaaacacCATGGAGAAAATTTTTTACATCTATGCCAGTCTATGCAATAATCGTTGCAAACTTCTGTAGAAGCTGGACTTTTTACTTGCTGCTAATTAGCCAGCCTGCTTACTTTGAGGAAGTGTTTGGATTTGAAATAAGCAAG GTGGGTATCTTATCTGCTGTGCCACACTTAGTGATGACAATTATTGTTCCAATTGGGGGACAAATTGCTGACTTTTTAAGAAGCAGGCAGATTGTTTCAACAACTAATGTGAGAAAGATAATGAACTGTGGAG GTTTTGGTATGGAAGCAACTCTTCTTCTCGTGGTGGGATATTCACACAGCAAAGGAGTGGCTATATCATTTTTAGTGCTTGCTGTAGGCTTTAGTGGATTTGCCATATCTG GATTCAATGTCAACCATTTAGACATTGCCCCAAGGTATGCTAGCATTTTAATGGGGATTTCTAATGGAGTCGGGACCTTGTCTGGAATGGTTTGCCCTATAATTGTTGGAGCAATGACAAAGAACAAG ACACGTGAAGAATGGCAGTATGTCTTCCTCATTGCTGCTTTAGTTCATTACGGAGGTGTGATCTTCTATGGCATATTTGCTTCAGGAGAGAAACAACCCTGGGCAGACCCTGAACAGACAAGTGAAGAGAAATGTGGCTTTATTCATGAAGATGAACTTGCTGAAGAGACAGGGGACATTACTCAGAATTATGTGAATTATGGTACCACCAAGTCTTATGGTGCTACAACCCAGGTGAATGGTGGCTGGCCTAATggctgggagaaaaaagaggaatttgtACAAGAGGAAGTACAAGACTCATACAACTACAAGGAAAGAGATTATTCATAA